A window of bacterium genomic DNA:
CAAGCCAGCCGATTATGGCTCTGTCTGTCACAGGAGAAAATCTTGTTACTTTAAAGGAATTTGCCCGGGATGTAATAAAACGGCGGCTTGAGCAGATAAACGGTGTAGCGCTTGCAGAACTGGTGGGAGGGCTGGAACGCGAAATTGAGGTCACAATTGACAGAGACAAGCTTGAGACTCTGGGCATCTCAATTGATGAAGTTGCAAAGTCAATACATTCTGCCAATCTTGACCTGCCGGGAGGTACAATTTTAAAAGGCAGATACAGATACTCCCTGCGCACAACAGGTTCATTCCGGAAAATAAAAGAGATTGAAGATATTGTTGTGGCACGAAAAAATAATAGTTCATTCGTGTACTTAAAAGATATTGGCAGAGTTAGAGACTGGTTTAAAGAGAGAGAAAGTATAACCCTGTACAACGGTAAAGAGAGCATAGGAATACTAATACAAAAGGAAGCAGGCTCAAATACAGTAAAAGTTTCCAAAAAGGTGAGGAAAATATTAACACAGCTCCAAAAAGAGTATCCTAAGATTCCAATTGTCATTGCATACGACGAAGCCGGATTCATTTCTAAAGCAGTAAATAATGTGCTTCAGGCAATTATTCTCGGAGGCATACTGGCATTTCTGACTCTCTTCTTTTTTCTGCACGATCTAAGAAATCCTGTAAGCATTGCAGTAGTAATGCCAATATCAATAATTACAACGTTTACACTTCTGTATTTTACAGGAGTTTCCCTGAACCTCATGTCCCTTGGAGGGCTTGCCCTCGGAATAGGAATGCTTGTCGATAGTTCCATTGTAGTTTTGGAAAATATTTTCCGCCACAGAGAGGAAGGCATGGGTGCGCGGCAGGCTGCAATAACAGGTACAAAGCAGGTTGCAATGGCTGTAACAGCATCCACACTTACAACAATAGCAGTATTCCTTCCTGTAATTTACGTTCAAGGGGTGGCAGGCCAGCTTTTCCGCGACCAGGCTCTTACTGTTACTTTTGCCCTGCTCACTTCATTGATTGCATCACTTACATTGCTGCCTGTACTGGCATCACGGTTCCGTTCATCCGGTTCAGAGCTTGTTTATCAGGACTCCGGCCTTTCGGAAAACAAAACCCTTACCCGTCCGAATAGTATATTCGGCTGGATATGGTACGGCCCTTATGCAGTTTTTTCCCGGACAGGCAGAATTCTAACAAAATTTCTGAAATTTATAATCGGTAAATCAAGATCATTTCTCCGTGGACTTCAGAGAGTATTTGAAATATTTACAAAGCCTGTTTTTGATTTTTTTGATAGAGTTCTCATGCGTATGACAGGAGCCTATGAGAATCTTCTTGTAAAAGTCATGAATAACAAGGCAAAATCCCTGACAATCCTGTTTCTCTTTTTTATTGTTACATTCCTGATTGCGATGCAGCTTCCAAGAGAACTTATGCCGAAAGTTGATCAGGGTGAGTTTAATATTGAAGTCCTTCTTGAACCGGGGGCATCTTTATCAGCTACAAAAGGAGTTGTGCTTGATATTGAAAAAACAATGATAAATGAACCGGGCGTTAAGGATATTTTTTCCAATATAGGAAGAACTCATTTCCAGATGGGAGCGGATATTAAACAATCCGGCCTGAACAGGGCAAGTATACGGGTAAGGATGAAAAAAGGCCGTGCTGCACTGCCTTTGATGAACAAGCTGCGAAAAGAGCTTAATGCCAGGATTAATGCACGAATCTCTTACAACTCCGGAGAAACAGTGCTCAGTCAGTTTCTCGGATCTGACCAGGGAGATATCAGAATACAGGTTGCAGGCAATAACCTGTCAGAACTTCAGAAACTTGCTGCAGAAGTTGTTGAAAAATGCCGCAAGATTAAAAGCATAACAGATATCAGATCTGATTTTGAATCGGGACGGCCTGAATACCGGATTAGTATTGACAGAAAAGCCGCGGGATTGTATGGGCTCTCTGTTTATGAAATTACACATCACATACAGAATTCTGTTTCGGGGAACCTTGCTGATCAATTCAAGGAATTTGACAGAAAGATAGATATCCGCGTAAGGCCCAAACTTGAGCAGAGAAATTCAATCCCGAAAATTCTTGACAGCATAATTAAGGCCCCAAAAGGCAATGTGCCTCTAAAAGATCTGGTCAATGTAAAAATGTCTCTCGGCCCGATAGAGCTGCACAGAGAAAATCAGGTTGAAACAATATCCGTCTATGCAAATTCTCAGGGAAGTTCCCTTGCACGTACAATCAGGAAAGTGGAAAATGCTGTATCTGAAATTCCTGTAACAGGAAGCTACACAATTACAGTAGGAGGTGCAAAGGAGGAGATGTCAAGGTCATATAAAAGCCTTATGCTTGCAGGGCTTCTTGCGTTAATTCTCGTTTATATGATTATGGCTGCCCAGTTTGAATCCCTGCTTCATCCCCTCATAATTCTGTTTTCAGTACCAATGGCAGTAACAGGAACAATCTGGCTGCTTTTTATAACAGGCCAGTCCCTGAATGTGATCTCACTTATCGGAATTGTAGTGCTTGTCGGTATTGCTGTTAATGATGCTATAGTAAAAATCGATTTTATCAATCAGGAGCGCAGCAAGGGAGAATTAATTTATAATGCGGTAATAGAAGCAGGCAGAAAAAGATTCAGGCCCATTGTAATGACGTCAGTTACAACTGTGTTTGGGCTTCTTCCCCTTGCAATCGGCCTTGGCAAAGGAGGGGAACTTCAGAGGCCTCTGGCCCTTGCTGTCATAGGAGGGCTTTTTACATCGACCATTCTGACATTGATTCTCATACCGGTAATCTACAGCCTGCTGGAATCTTTCAGAGAAAAAAGATTATCTGATAAAAGCAGGATATAGCATGAACCTGATACGGCTGTCAGTAAAAAAACCTGTTGCAGTTGCCATGTTCAGTCTTATTATTCTGCTGACAGGCCTCTTTTCCATGTTAAAGCTTCCTCTGGAACTCACCCCTGATGTTGATTTTCCGAGGCTGAGCATAACTACATACTGGCCTGATTCATCACCGGAAATGATTGAAGCATTTGTAACATCGCCTCTTGAAGGAGCAATTAACACAGTCAGCCATATCCATAAAATCAAGTCCACATCAGAACAGGGCCAGTCTTTAATTGAGGTTGAATTTGTCCGCGGTACGGATATGAACTTTGCTGCAATGAATCTGAATGAAAAGATATCGCTTGTTCGCGAAGACCTGCCATACGGGGCATATGAGCCTCAAATAAGCAAATATGTACCAAAGGCATTTCAGACAAACCGTTTTTTTTCTTTAAGGCTTACTGGAAACTACTCCCTGCAGGAACTCAGGCGTATAGGGCTTGAGAGAATATCACCTGCCCTTATGGGCATAGAAGGAGTAACGCATGTTGATGTAATCGGAGGCCAGGATCGGGTAATTGAAGTCATTGCTGATCAGAAAGCAATCAAACTTTACAACATCACCCTCGAACAGATTCGAAGCAAGCTTTTACAGATGGGATACAGGCAGAGTGTAGGTGTGATTTATAAAGGCAGCACGCGCATTGACCTTATGGTTGATACACCTATTGACAGAATTTCACAGATAGAGGACGCTGTTCTCTTAAAGCGGGGTGCAGCATTAATCAGGATTAGGGATGTAGCTTTAGTACGTGATACATACGGCAGGCCGCGGAATATATCAAGAATAAACGGATTCCCTGCAATTGTAGTGAATGTGGAAAGGGAAGCAGGCAGCAATATTGTTGAAGTTATTAACAGAATTGAACAAAAACTGAAAGACCTTGAAAAAAAGCTGCCTCAGGGGCTTACAATGATTGTTGATAATGATCAGAGTCTTCCCATTCGTAATAACCTGCGCAGCCTTGGAGAGAGAGCGCTATTTTCAATATTTGTTATTTTTATTGTTCTCTACATTTTTATCCGATCATTCAAGGTGCCGCTGATTATTATCTCAACAATATTTTTCTCTACACTTCTCACAATAACACTGTTCTTTATATTTCACATAAGCCTGAATCTTCTGACTCTTGCAGGCCTTGCCCTTGGGTTCGGTATGCTTGTAGATAATGCCATTGTAGTTGTTGAAAATGTGTTCCGGCATCAGAGGCTTGGCCAAAATATTCGGGAAGCATCTGCAAGAGGAACAGAAGAAGTTATGATGCCTATAATTGCATCTACCCTGACAACAGTTGCTGCTTTTATACCATTTCTCTATCTGACAGGCGAGCTGCGCATCTACTACCTGCCGTTTACAATGGCTGTAGGGTTCTCGTTATTATCTTCCCTTGCAGTCGCTTTTCTTGTAACTCCGTCATTAATTGCCAGGTTTCCGACGTTTCCTGAAATGCAAGACAAAGAGCATCACGACAAAACTTTTCTATCAATGTATCAGCAATTCCTTTCCGTAATCATACGGCATAGAATTATTACATTAACGGCTGCTGCTGTTCTGCTTGCATCAGGTATTTATGTATTTGATAAATATGTAATCAAAGGCAAGATATTTGAATGGAGGAATCAAAGCACACTTTCTGTTTATGTAAGTATGCCAAAGGGAGCACAGCTTAAGCGAGCAGACACTCTTATAAAAGTATTTGAGGATGTTGCGTTAAAAGCTCCATATGCCGGAAAAATTTCCACAACGGTTTCTCCGGAATATGCTTACATGAGAATTACATTTCCAAAATCTGTCAGAAATTCAACTTATCCATATCTGCTCAAAGAGCAGCTTATAAGCAAAGCTTCTCTTGTGGCAGGTGCAGGAGTGAGTATTTCCGGATTTGGCGAGGGATATTACAACGGAAGCGGAATGTCCTATTCAAGCAATTACCGGATTAAGATTTTGGGATATAATTACAATAAACTTGATATGATTGCAAAGGATATCGGCAGCAGGTTAAAGCATTATGTACGGGTTAAAAATATTAATACAAATCTGTCAAGAGAATACTATCTCGGGTCAGGCACAGAAATGATTTTAAAGGTAAAAAGAGAACGCCTTGACAGATTTAATATAACAATGGACTTTTTTTTGTATCATCTTCAGGCATATCTTAGAGAGAGCCTTGCATGGCAGCGAATAAGATTCAATGGAACTGAAGTTGATTATCTGCTGAAGTTTGAGGGGTTTAATTCATTTTCCATCAGAGAGCTGATGAAGAGTACTATTACATCACCGAAAGGTGAACAGGTTAGAATCAATCAGGTTGCGGAACTCGAAAATCGTAAAATTATGCCTGAAATTGTAAGAGAAAACCAGCAGTACATGCGTCTCGTAGGATTTGAATACAGGGGGCCGTACAAGATGGGAGATAAACTCCTTGAAACAATAATCAAAACAACTCAGGTACCGCCGGGCTTTAAACTTGAGAGAGATTCATACTGGTTTTTCACTAAGGAAGAACAGAAGCAAATCTCCCTTGTTCTGATCGTCTCCCTGTTTCTTGTATTCCTTGTCACAGCCGGACTGTTTGAATCTATTCTGCACCCATTTTTAATTCTTCTTACTGTGCCTTTGTCTCTTGTGGGAGTATTCTTTATATTCTATTTGGCTAACTCCCCATTTGACCGCTCTGCATATATAGGAGTAGTGCTTTTGGGAGGAATAGTTGTGAATGATTCCATACTTCTTGTTGATCATATAAATTTTCTCAGACGAAGGGGCGAAAATCTGTTTAATGCTGTGATTCTCGGAGCGAGGGACAGAGTAAGGCCAATTCTTATGACAACTTTTACTACAATAGGCGGGCTTCTTCCTCTGGTCTTTATGGTTAAGGATAAAAGCGATATATGGTACTCTCTTGCACTTGCTACAATCGGAGGGCTTTTATCTTCCACATTGATGGTGCTTACAGTTATTCCTGCGCTTTATGTTATTTTTGAGAGAGTAAAATTAAGATATCGGAAATTCTTAAACAGTATCTGATATTCAATGCTGTTTTTAAAACATATTCAATATGTAAACTGCTCTGCACGTTAAACCGGTTCGGATATTCAAACAGATTTCGGAAGATCTGCATTTTAAAACTTTCTTCGGAAATGAATTCGTCTGTATAATTAACAAGATATAAAAACCCCGGAAAATTTTATCAAAGCACTGAAAATTCGCTTAACTTTGCTGTTTTCATTGCAGGTTGTCCGGGAATAAAAACAGGGCAGTCTTTTTTTCAGCGGAACACCTTACAGAGCTCCGGCAAATTTTTCAATAGCAGAAAAACTTAAACAGCCTGAATTACTAATTTTTTTAAAGAAAAAACAAATTTTACTGTTTTATCTCCCCACTCTCAATCCGTTTGCTACAGCAATCAACTCCGAAGCTTCGTGAATAAACACAACAGCAGCCACAGAAAGCATACCTGCAAGAGATGAAGGTATCAGCAATGCAAGAACACTGACTGCAAATATTATGTTCTGCCTGCTTATCTTTCTTGTTTTTCTTCCAATACCAATTGCATAAAGCAGCTTTGAAAGATCATCAGATAAAAGTGCAATATCTGCTGCCTCTATTGCAGCATCAGTACCTGCAGCGCCCATTGCAATACCCACATCAGCCTGAACTAAAGCAGGCGCATCATTAATTCCGTCTCCCACCATTGCAACTGTGCCGTATTTTTTATTAAGCTCTTTTATTATACTAATTTTATCAGCAGGTTTTAAATCTGATCTTATATCCTTTATACCTATTTTCCCGCCTACAGTCTCTGCTGTATTCCGATTGTCTCCGGTTAACATAACAACATGAACACCTGATTGATTTAACTTGGAAACAACCTCTCTGCTCTCTTCCCTGATTTCATCTTTTAAAGCAATAATGCCGTATATTTTATGAATTGTTCCGATAAAAACGATTGTTTTTCCCTGCTCGCTTAGCTCTTTATATTTTTTTCTTACCTTTTCAGTATAACACTCGCTGTCAAAAAGCAGTATCTTGCCTGACAGGAAAATATTACCGTTTATTTTTGCCTTTGCTCCAAGACCTGTAACAGATGTAAAATCAGATATTTGTGCAGGCTTGACTCCCTGTTTTCCGGCACTTCTGATAATAGCTCCTGCTATCGGATGTTCAGACAATTTTTCTATTCCTGACGCAATCCGAAGAATTTCTTCTTCGTCATTTTCGAATGCAATAATATCAGTTACTGCAGGCCTGCCCTTTGTAAGGGTGCCTGTCTTGTCAAAAGCAAAAACCTTTATTCTGCCGAGATTTTCAAGATGGCTTCCGCCTTTTATCAGCACACCTTTTAAACCTGCCCTTCCGATTCCTGCTGCAATCGCAACCGGCATGGACATTACAAGAGCACAAGGAGCAGCAGCAACAAGAATAATAACTCCTCTGAAAATCCAGGGCTTCATACCAGCCCCGAATATCAAGGGGATTAAAATTAACAGTGCGGAGGAAATAAGCACCCAAGGTGTATATTTTCTACCGAAATCTTCAATAAATGTCTGTACTTTGCCTTTTTGTTCCTGCGCCTCCTCAACTAGATGGATTATTTTTGACAGCATATTATTTTGAAAACTTGCGGTTGCTCTGACTTTTATTGCACCCTGCATGTTAATAGATGCCGCAAAAACTTCCATTCCTTTTTCCTTTTCTACAGGGATGGATTCACCGGTAACAGCGGCTTCATTAATACTTGTGCTTCCGCTTAAGATAATTCCGTCAGTAGGCAAAGATTCTCCCGGTTTGACATAAAAGATATCACCTTCTTTTATCTCCTGTGCAGGAATCATAGTTTCCTGCCCGTCCTTTTTAATTCGTGCTTTCCTTGGTGCAAGGTCAAGCAGCTTTCGTATAGATGATCTGGTTTTTGCATATGTAAACTCCTCCAGCCCTTCTGCAGCACCGTAGAGGAAAACAAGGAAAGCTGCTTCATCCCACATTCTAAGAATTATTGATCCTGCTGTTGCAGCAATCATTAAAATATTGATAGATATTTCCCCATCCCGAAATAATTCCTCAATCCCTTCTCTGATCCAGTGATAACCGCCTATAATCATAGCAAAAGCAAAAATATAGATGGAAATATTATACGGTACTATTCCTGCTCTCGCAAGAATAAATGTAATTGTTGTTACTGCTCCTGATGCAAGAGCATTTCTGAGCGGAGGATAAAGAAACCATTTTCCGCTAAATTCTTCTTCTTTTCCAGTATCGTCCACGACACCTCCATTTTATATTTGTTCACATATTCAAACGTTATGGCAAAAAAATTATTCCTTTATATGGTTCACAGCTTCACTTAAAATATTTACAACATGACTGTCGTCAAGTGAATAGTAAACCATTTTGCCTTCTTTGATATAAGACACCAGTTTCATACTTTTTAATAATCTCAACTGGTGAGATATACCTGATACTGTAATACCAGAAATAGCTGCAAGGTCACATACGCAAAGTCTTTCTTTTGTCAAAAGCGCAAGAACTATTTTTAATCTTGTAGGATCACTTAAAACTTTAAATGTCTCAGCAAGATTATTAATATATTCATTTTCAGGCAGTCTCTTCCTGACACTTTTGACCAGTTCAATATTGATTATTGAAGTCTTGCACAGGTCCGATAAATCTTCTTTCATTTTCTCGCCTTAACGTTTGTTCAATCGTTCATAGTTAAATTACATAAAAAATCCCCTGATGTCAAGGGGAATTATCACAGTATTAATATATTTTGCCTGACACATGACAAGATATCGGAGATCACTCTGAAAAAGACACTTTTACAATTAAATCTTTCCAAAGATAATCAATACCATGTATCAGGCAAAGTTTACTTACTTCCTTTTTCTTTTACCTGCCTTGCTTACTTTTGCCACATTCTTCTTATTTAATGCTCTTTTAGCAGTTATTTTTTTTGATGTTCTGACTGTACCGGATTTTCGAATTCTTCTCTTCTCTGATACCCTGGCCTTTGTAGTGTTTTTCTTTATTTTTATATCTCTTTTTGCCGGGACACTTTTTTTAATAGTTGCTGTTTTTTTAATTGTTGTACTTCCCCTTCTTCCGGGGCCGGTTGATCTGACTTTAACTCTTTTTGTTACAACTGTAGCACTTCTTGGTGTGTAATGCACTCTATTAACTGTTCGAACCCTGCTTACTCTGGTAACTGAAAAAGCCGGTGCTCTTCTGTACCTGACGATTCTTGTATGATAAACATTAATTGTTACATGACGATAAGGCCTCCACCATCTCGGATAGTACCCGAAATAGAAAACAGAGCGATACGGCCTGTAATAGGGCCTGTAAATCCATGGAATAATCGGCCATGAATAAATATGTACATATGTTGGTACAACATAATAATCAACTCCGTATATAACCTCATTACCATGCACCTGCATATTGTAACTATCACCTGATTTTTCGATTTCAATAGTAGCTACATCCTGGAACTCATCTTCTCCGAGAGGCACCTGAAGAATAATCAAATGAGTATCACCGGACATCTCCTCTACTATCCGGATAAAATCTACCTGTCCGTCCTCATTCAGATCAAGATTGTTAACGCCATTATCAGGATCATTCAAAGCTTTCTCAAATTCTTCCAGATTACTCGCATCTTTAAAAAGCTCGCTTACAGCCTGCAAGTCAAGCTGCTCCCCTATCTCTGTTGAAGGTGTAATAATTGTTACATCATCCTGTGCATACAGTGCAGATGCAAAAATAATGGACATAACAACAAGCATTGCAACTGATTTTTTTGTCTTCATCTTCTCCTCCGATTTTATTTTCAATGTCACATTTTAGCTTCTTCTGATAAATAAACGATATGAACATAAAATTTATTGAACAAAATTAGGATTAAATCTTATTTATTTAATTTTAATGCCGGAATTATAATTGACAGCTTATTATTATTAAATGCAGAACTTAAATTGAAAACAATTTTTTAATAATCACAAAATACAACTCATCTGAAAATATAATGATAATTAGTGATAAAATCAACAGTAGAGCCAGAACAATCATTGCAGACATTGTCAATATATTCTGTTCAAATTCACGTTTTTAATAGAAATGAGTATCTTCTCCTTTTTTGGTCATGAATTAATTTAGGAGATACCCTCTTTTTTTGCAACTATAAAATTTCAACAGAATAATTTACAGCTTCTTCAAATTCCTTTCCTACCCTGAAAATTTGATATAGGTCTACCTATTAACATTATATCGATATACCTTTATACCCCCTACAAACAAATAAAATTCGAAATCCCTTGACATTTCAATTCCCGTTATTTATATTTCGCCATACATCGAAATGACAGGAGGAATACTTTTGGAAAATCTTACAAAAACTTTTAAAGCTTTAAGCGATCCAAACAGAATCCGAATCCTGAAACTTCTTGAGGTTCAACCCCTGTGTGTATGTGAAATTACATGGATTCTGGGGTTGGCTGCATCAACAGTATCAAAACACCTCTCCATTCTTAAAGAAGCCGGTTTTATCTTTGATCACAAGGACAACAAATGGGTCAATTACTATCTTAATGATACAAACCGCGGTAAATATGTCAGTGAAATTATGCCTCTTATAAAAAAGTGGCTTTCAGATAACAAAATTATTGAGAGGGACAGAAATAAAATGGAATTTGCAGACCGAACTAAGATATGTATACCATAATTTTTTTATTTTTATCATTTCGCTAATCATCGAAACAACAGGAGTTTATATGATCTGGAAAGATGAAAGAAAAAATCTGTTTTTAATGGTTCTTATATTTTTTGCAGCCTATTACCTTCCTGTAGGAAATAAACGCTTTTTAAATTCAATTTTTGAAGCGCTCGCTCTCCTAAAATGGTATGCTCAGAAACATGTACTTCTCTGCCTTGTTCCTGCATTTTTTATTGCAGGAGTTATATCCGTATTTTTCAGTCAGGCCGCTGTAATTAAATACCTCGGTGCCAAGGCAAAAAAATGGGTTGCTTACAGTGTGGCTTCTGTGTCAGGAACAATTCTCGCTGTGTGCTCGTGCACTGTTCTTCCCCTGTTTTCCGGAATTTACAAACGCGGCGCAGGGCTGGGCCCTGCAATTGCTTTCCTATATTCAGGGCCTGCAATCAATATTCTGGCAATTATTCTGACTGCAAGGATACTCGGAGCAGAGCTTGGAATTGCAAGAATAATTGGTGCTGTTCTTTTCAGCGTTATAATTGGTGTAATCATGCATCTTATTTTTCGAAAGGAAGAGCAGGAAAAAGCCGATAAGCAGCTTGCAATGCCGGAGCCTGAAGAAAGCCGCCCCTTCTATCATACTGCAGCTCATTTTTTAATCCTTGTCGGAATTCTGATTTTTGCTAACTGGGGAAAGCCCGACACCGATGCAGGATTATGGTATTCAATTTATCATTCAAAATGGATCATAACCGGAATATTCGGAATTCTTTTCAGCGGTTCTTTGATTTATGTTCTTAAGCTCAGGTGGCAAAAAGTTGTTCTTGCTTCTCTGCTTGTTATTCTGTCTGCTTTGATTTTTACGAATCCGCTTATTCCGTTTTCATTTGCTGTAGTTGCTTTAAGTATACTCATAAGCCAGGAAGAAGGTGAACCCCAGGAATGGATGAGCGCCACGTGGGATTTTGCAAAACAGATCCTTCCTCTACTTGCAATGGGAGTTCTTGTCGCAGGATTTTTTCTCGGCTCTCCTGAAGGCGGACAGGGCATAATCCCATCATCATGGATATCATCTCTTGTGGGAGGCAACTCTCTTTTCTCC
This region includes:
- a CDS encoding efflux RND transporter permease subunit, whose protein sequence is MNIINTVVKRPVSVIMICLGVLLLGGISLSRLSVDLLPDLSYPKLTIRTTYPGAVPEEVERIVTEKIEQAVSMVHGLRRIHSVSREGVSIVTLEFAWGRDMDFASLHVREKLDQLGRTLPREAGSPVIIRLDPSSQPIMALSVTGENLVTLKEFARDVIKRRLEQINGVALAELVGGLEREIEVTIDRDKLETLGISIDEVAKSIHSANLDLPGGTILKGRYRYSLRTTGSFRKIKEIEDIVVARKNNSSFVYLKDIGRVRDWFKERESITLYNGKESIGILIQKEAGSNTVKVSKKVRKILTQLQKEYPKIPIVIAYDEAGFISKAVNNVLQAIILGGILAFLTLFFFLHDLRNPVSIAVVMPISIITTFTLLYFTGVSLNLMSLGGLALGIGMLVDSSIVVLENIFRHREEGMGARQAAITGTKQVAMAVTASTLTTIAVFLPVIYVQGVAGQLFRDQALTVTFALLTSLIASLTLLPVLASRFRSSGSELVYQDSGLSENKTLTRPNSIFGWIWYGPYAVFSRTGRILTKFLKFIIGKSRSFLRGLQRVFEIFTKPVFDFFDRVLMRMTGAYENLLVKVMNNKAKSLTILFLFFIVTFLIAMQLPRELMPKVDQGEFNIEVLLEPGASLSATKGVVLDIEKTMINEPGVKDIFSNIGRTHFQMGADIKQSGLNRASIRVRMKKGRAALPLMNKLRKELNARINARISYNSGETVLSQFLGSDQGDIRIQVAGNNLSELQKLAAEVVEKCRKIKSITDIRSDFESGRPEYRISIDRKAAGLYGLSVYEITHHIQNSVSGNLADQFKEFDRKIDIRVRPKLEQRNSIPKILDSIIKAPKGNVPLKDLVNVKMSLGPIELHRENQVETISVYANSQGSSLARTIRKVENAVSEIPVTGSYTITVGGAKEEMSRSYKSLMLAGLLALILVYMIMAAQFESLLHPLIILFSVPMAVTGTIWLLFITGQSLNVISLIGIVVLVGIAVNDAIVKIDFINQERSKGELIYNAVIEAGRKRFRPIVMTSVTTVFGLLPLAIGLGKGGELQRPLALAVIGGLFTSTILTLILIPVIYSLLESFREKRLSDKSRI
- a CDS encoding efflux RND transporter permease subunit, with protein sequence MNLIRLSVKKPVAVAMFSLIILLTGLFSMLKLPLELTPDVDFPRLSITTYWPDSSPEMIEAFVTSPLEGAINTVSHIHKIKSTSEQGQSLIEVEFVRGTDMNFAAMNLNEKISLVREDLPYGAYEPQISKYVPKAFQTNRFFSLRLTGNYSLQELRRIGLERISPALMGIEGVTHVDVIGGQDRVIEVIADQKAIKLYNITLEQIRSKLLQMGYRQSVGVIYKGSTRIDLMVDTPIDRISQIEDAVLLKRGAALIRIRDVALVRDTYGRPRNISRINGFPAIVVNVEREAGSNIVEVINRIEQKLKDLEKKLPQGLTMIVDNDQSLPIRNNLRSLGERALFSIFVIFIVLYIFIRSFKVPLIIISTIFFSTLLTITLFFIFHISLNLLTLAGLALGFGMLVDNAIVVVENVFRHQRLGQNIREASARGTEEVMMPIIASTLTTVAAFIPFLYLTGELRIYYLPFTMAVGFSLLSSLAVAFLVTPSLIARFPTFPEMQDKEHHDKTFLSMYQQFLSVIIRHRIITLTAAAVLLASGIYVFDKYVIKGKIFEWRNQSTLSVYVSMPKGAQLKRADTLIKVFEDVALKAPYAGKISTTVSPEYAYMRITFPKSVRNSTYPYLLKEQLISKASLVAGAGVSISGFGEGYYNGSGMSYSSNYRIKILGYNYNKLDMIAKDIGSRLKHYVRVKNINTNLSREYYLGSGTEMILKVKRERLDRFNITMDFFLYHLQAYLRESLAWQRIRFNGTEVDYLLKFEGFNSFSIRELMKSTITSPKGEQVRINQVAELENRKIMPEIVRENQQYMRLVGFEYRGPYKMGDKLLETIIKTTQVPPGFKLERDSYWFFTKEEQKQISLVLIVSLFLVFLVTAGLFESILHPFLILLTVPLSLVGVFFIFYLANSPFDRSAYIGVVLLGGIVVNDSILLVDHINFLRRRGENLFNAVILGARDRVRPILMTTFTTIGGLLPLVFMVKDKSDIWYSLALATIGGLLSSTLMVLTVIPALYVIFERVKLRYRKFLNSI
- a CDS encoding heavy metal translocating P-type ATPase yields the protein MDDTGKEEEFSGKWFLYPPLRNALASGAVTTITFILARAGIVPYNISIYIFAFAMIIGGYHWIREGIEELFRDGEISINILMIAATAGSIILRMWDEAAFLVFLYGAAEGLEEFTYAKTRSSIRKLLDLAPRKARIKKDGQETMIPAQEIKEGDIFYVKPGESLPTDGIILSGSTSINEAAVTGESIPVEKEKGMEVFAASINMQGAIKVRATASFQNNMLSKIIHLVEEAQEQKGKVQTFIEDFGRKYTPWVLISSALLILIPLIFGAGMKPWIFRGVIILVAAAPCALVMSMPVAIAAGIGRAGLKGVLIKGGSHLENLGRIKVFAFDKTGTLTKGRPAVTDIIAFENDEEEILRIASGIEKLSEHPIAGAIIRSAGKQGVKPAQISDFTSVTGLGAKAKINGNIFLSGKILLFDSECYTEKVRKKYKELSEQGKTIVFIGTIHKIYGIIALKDEIREESREVVSKLNQSGVHVVMLTGDNRNTAETVGGKIGIKDIRSDLKPADKISIIKELNKKYGTVAMVGDGINDAPALVQADVGIAMGAAGTDAAIEAADIALLSDDLSKLLYAIGIGRKTRKISRQNIIFAVSVLALLIPSSLAGMLSVAAVVFIHEASELIAVANGLRVGR
- a CDS encoding winged helix-turn-helix transcriptional regulator — encoded protein: MKEDLSDLCKTSIINIELVKSVRKRLPENEYINNLAETFKVLSDPTRLKIVLALLTKERLCVCDLAAISGITVSGISHQLRLLKSMKLVSYIKEGKMVYYSLDDSHVVNILSEAVNHIKE
- a CDS encoding winged helix-turn-helix transcriptional regulator, giving the protein MENLTKTFKALSDPNRIRILKLLEVQPLCVCEITWILGLAASTVSKHLSILKEAGFIFDHKDNKWVNYYLNDTNRGKYVSEIMPLIKKWLSDNKIIERDRNKMEFADRTKICIP
- a CDS encoding permease — translated: MIWKDERKNLFLMVLIFFAAYYLPVGNKRFLNSIFEALALLKWYAQKHVLLCLVPAFFIAGVISVFFSQAAVIKYLGAKAKKWVAYSVASVSGTILAVCSCTVLPLFSGIYKRGAGLGPAIAFLYSGPAINILAIILTARILGAELGIARIIGAVLFSVIIGVIMHLIFRKEEQEKADKQLAMPEPEESRPFYHTAAHFLILVGILIFANWGKPDTDAGLWYSIYHSKWIITGIFGILFSGSLIYVLKLRWQKVVLASLLVILSALIFTNPLIPFSFAVVALSILISQEEGEPQEWMSATWDFAKQILPLLAMGVLVAGFFLGSPEGGQGIIPSSWISSLVGGNSLFSNFFASIVGAFMYFATLTEVPILQGLIANGMGKGPALALLLAGPALSLPNMLVIRSVIGTKKTLVFVSLVVVMATITGLIFGSLF